GCCGGATTCTACACATTGCCATCGGATCTTCCCAATCTGGCAGATGCCAGTGCGGTCAACAACAAGGGAGCTGTCTCCCTCAGTATCAAGCTGGGATTGTTGCCGTCGATCGAAGGACGCTTCATGCCTGCACGCAAAGTGACGGTTGCCGAAGCGGCTCAGGTCTTGGAACGTCTGGCCAAGCTTCAGGGCAAGACGGATACCTTTATGAGCGGAAATCGTTTATATTGATTGGAGTTTGTTGCATAATTGCCCGGAAGAGTCATATGATGAGGATAACGGGGTAGGTTAGGTTTGTTTTACTGAAGACAGAGGGGCCTTCTGCGGAGGGTCTCTTTTGATGCTTTTCGACAAAACTAGAAGCCTGCCGTCAATCCCTTTTGTGATACAATGAGGCATGAGAACTTTGCAAAGAGAGGTGGTATCCTTTCATGGGCAAGCACGGAAAACGAGTGATAACCCTGCTACTGGCTGGCTGTCTCGTCGCTGTGGCACTGCCACATGCAGTCGATCTGGATCAGCTGTATGCGGCGTCGGGAACATCAGACATATCCACGAATACGGATCTGCGCGAGACGTTGCTTACCGCGATGTCCCAGCGAACGGAGGAACTTGTTTTTACATACAAAGGCAATGTGAAAGGCCTCAAAAAACAGTTGCAGAGCTCCATTGACGAAGCAATGACCAGTGATCCCTATATTCAATATACCGTTAAAAGTTACGCATTTAATTATAAAGGCTCCAATGTATCCGCAGAGGTACATGTAAAGCTGGCCTATCGGGAAACGAAGGAGCAGACCGATTATGTGAACCGTAAGGTGACCAACGTGCTGAAAGAGATTATCGTGCCCGGTATGACGAATCATGAGAAAGTTAAAGCCATTCATGACTGGATTGTACTTAACCTTTCCTACGATACATCCTTGCAGAAATATACTGCATACGATGGACTTGTTACCGGCAGTACTGTATGTCAGGGCTATTCATTGCTGGCTTATCGCATGCTGGAGCAGGTGGGTATAGAAAACCGGATTGTGGAAGGAACGGCTGGTGAGCAATTACACGCCTGGAATCTCGTCAAGCTGGATGGCAAGTGGTACCATATGGATACGACGTGGGACGATCCTACTCCTGACCGTAAGGGTAAGGTAAGTCATAATTATTATTTGCTCAGTGATGATGAGATGGCACGTGACCATGTCTGGACAGCTAAAGGCAAGTATCCTGCTGCATCTGCTCCCTATCGTGAAGCTTTGCAAACTTTGGTGAAGGCGGGAGGAAGCAAGGCAACCGCGTACCAGAAGCTGTATCATACACTGGAATACTCGCTCTACGACGAAAGTGATGCGATTAGTGGTCATGCCGCGCTGAAAACTAAAGTTCAGAGTGTGCTCAAGGATGGCGGAACCTCGCTGACTTTCAGATACAAGGGTACTGAAACGGGGCTAGTGGAGGATTTGCAGGATTTGTATCAGCTTGGCATGAAGTCGATATCGTATTACGTGTCCAACATGGAGGATACTGTCGATCTGCGTGTGAAAATTACCTGGACCATGTAATATGTAGCTTGGACTATTCCAATCGTAAATTGATGTTGTTATTTTACAGGGACGCTTCCGAAGAGGAGCGTTCTTTTTTTGCTGTGAGCATGTTGCATTACTCTATTCCACCGGCTATTGGCGAGGGGAAGTCACTTATCGCCTAGATTCAAAATGATATTATGGTGTACATTCACATGCATGTGTGTTGTATATTTTTTGTATAGGTTGCTTTGTTATTCTGATCTTTGGCGTATGCCGACACTACGCACGAGGAGGAATAAGCAACAAATGAAGAAAAAATTGAGCATTGTGGCCATTGTTTTGCTGTTGATCACGCAATTGATGCAAGGCTGGTTATTTTCACCAAACATATATGCACAAGATACGATGACAGAACATACGACGGTGGAATCATTATTGGAACACGACACGGTTGAACCTGCAGAGCTTGATCTCGATCAAGATGATGCTGCGAATGAAGCTGCTATGGCGGCAGCCAGTGCTGCTCCACAAGAGATCACGGATCAATTAATTACAAGTGTTCAAATGTATAATCAAAAACCGATAGAGGATGGCAATGGCACGGTTCGGCCTCAAGGGGACGAAATTGAGACAGTCAGACCAAGTATCAAGGATGAGGTGGCTGTCTTCTTTACATGGGCACTGCCAAACGATTCTCATGGGTATGAGGCAGGTTCCACGTATACGTTTAACCTGCCTGACAAATTCAAGATCGAGTCACAGTTAAAAGGAACATTGGATGGTGATGTTGGGGAGTACGTGGTTCATCCAGACGGCAAAGTTGTATTTACCTTCAACGAGCAGATCGTTGGTTCCAAATTAGAAGGAAACTTCTACGTCTGGATCAAGTTCGACGAGAGCAAAATGGATGGTGGCTTGAAGCAGCCGATCGTATTTGATTTCATTCGTGATGGTGCTGTTACATTAAATGTACACTTTGCGAATACAGCCAAGGATGAACTTACGAAATCGGGATTCGCGAATAATAACGGCTTTAACTCGGATGAAATTACCTGGACTGTTGATTTTAACCAAGGGGAGAAACAAATCCAAAATGCGGTGCTGACGGATACACTTCCGGCAAATTTGGAGCTCAAGGGGAACATTGAGATTCGTGAATTGCAGGTTCAATTAGATGGATCTGTCAAATTAGGAAATCTGTTTAGTACCGAATCTCAATTTCCGATTAACCTGGGTGATATTGATAAAGCGTACCGGGTGACGTACAAAACAAGTATTAAAGCGCCAACAACTGCCCCTTTTACAAACATTGAGTATGAGAACAAGGTGGAGCTTACAGGGGATCAGAGCGAGCATAACGAAACGGATATCGGTCGAGTGACAGTGAGTTTCAATGAACCACTGAACAAGTCAGGGCAAGAGAGTGCCTACAACCCGGTGACCCAAACGATCACATGGAAAGTGCAATACAATTACAATCAACAAGAGATCGCTCAGGCGAATGCATGGATAGAAGATCGTTTTGATACTGCAAAACAACAATTGGTTGCTGGCTCGGTCAAAGTATACCAGGTGGACATCGATACTAGCGGAAAACCAGCAGGGAAGACTCAAGTAGATTCCAATGAATATACACTCACCGGGGTCGGCACAGGCTTCGATGAAGGCTTCAAGTTACATTTTAACGAGGGGATCAAGAAGGCCTACGAGATCGAATATGAAACCCAGTCGATTGATCGTGTGTATGCGAATGGTACGGTAAAGAATAAAGTGACCATGCACGATGGAACAACCAAAGAAGGCACGAGGAATATTGAGGAAGTCATTTTTGCGAAAAGTGTAAAACGTGAAAACTTCAATACGAAAGAAATCGAGTGGCAGATTGTGCTGAACCGTGATTTGAAGGAAATGACGGACATCGTCATTACAGACAACTACGCAGGAAGAAATATGAAGTTGATTCCGGGCAGTCTGCAAATTAGTGGTGATCAGCAAGATCAGTTTGAAACGGAGCCCGTAGCTGACCCAAGTGATGATGTGAACTTTGAAAAAGGTTTCTCCATTCGATTGAAGGCTGGCGGGTTGATCAACAAAGAGCATGTAATCACGTATAAGACCAGCTTTGATCCGACGGCAGGTATGCCAACCGACAATGTATATCGGAATGAGGCTACATTGAATTGGAAAGAAGCGAATGTAGCACAAGCTTCAATCACCAAATCTGCCGAAGTTAGACCGCTTGATTACACGATACAGAACGGTAATAAAAAGGGAGAATATAGCGCCAAGGACAAAACGATCACTTGGACAATTGATGTGAATTATAATTTGTACGACATTCAGAACGCTATTCTCAAGGATGCGTACACGGGGGATCAATCTTTTGTAGATGGTTCTTTGAAAGTGAATAAGCTCTTGTTACAGGGAAGCAATAATGTCACTGCGATTGGTGACGAGGTTACTCTGACACCAGACCAATTCCAATTGAACCCGGATGGTAAAGGCTTCGCTTTAGACCTTGGCAACATCGGAAAAGCAGCCTACCGGATCGTGTATAAAACGAGTTTGGACGGGGAATTTGATGTTGAGGGCACGTACGCCAATCATGCGATCCTGACAGATGGTGAGGGTGGCACAGTTCGATTTGACAAAGAAGCGAAAGTCACACCAGCACACGGTGGTATATATGTACACAAAACAGGGCAGCAAATCGGTTCAAGTGATAAAGCTTCCTGGACGGTAAATATCAACCCAAGCCAATCATATATTGCAGCAGGCTCAGTATTAACGGATAAGTTATCAGATAATCAGATTTTGCTCGCAGATACGTTAAAGCTGTATGCAACCGATCTGCCTGCGAACAACTCAGGCAATGTATCAACCAAGGCAGGTTTGGTGGATGCCGATGAGTATGAGCTAGTGGTGGAAGGCAACACCTTTACATTCACCTTTAAGAATGAGATGAAAAGTGCTTTAATTTTGGAATATCAATCCTTTATTAATGCCGATAGTGGTGCGAGAATCGAAAATAAAGTTCAATTTGCGGGTCAATCGTCATCAGTGACGGGTTCAGATCAGCAGAGTGGTATTCGCGTTTACATGGCTGGAGCTGGCGGTGGAGCATCCACAGGTGTGGGTAAAATCAAAATTCACAAAGTCGATGACGCAGGCCTTCCGCTGGAAGGAGCGGTATTCGCGATCTATAATGCATCGGGAACGACGCTGCTGGAAACGTTGAAACCGACAGATGCGAAAGGTGAGGCAGTTACCTCCCGGAATTATCGATTACATCAAACCGATGGTGTAGCCTACAGGCTGAAGGAAGTATCAGCACCAGCAGGTTACCTTGTTAATGCAGAATATAGTGCTGCCACAGGGAAAACAATTCAGTTTAAGGATGCAGATGAATCGTTTGAAGTTGTCAACGAGAAAATTCGTCAAGGTTTCCAATTAACCAAGGTAGATGCTGCTGACAGCAACAAAAAGCTAAAAGGCGCAACGTTCGAGTTGTACTTGAAAAATGCTCAAACCAGAGAGTTGATCGACACGTTAACAACGGGTGAGGATGGAACGATTGCCAAAGGTGATCTGGCGCCAGGGAATTACGAGTTAGTCGAAGTAACAGCGCCTGAATTCTACCAACTGGATGAAACGCCCATACCGTTCACGATTGTAGCGGATCAAACACAGATTGTAACCCTCATCCAGACCAATGGGCAGGGCATGAATGCCAAGCTGGTGGTTACCAAAGTAAATGCCAAGGACAAGTCGGTGTTAAGCGGAATCGAATTTGAACTGCGTGACGATCGTACAGATACCGTAATCGCTACGAAGGTTACGGACATGAGCGGCATGATACAATTTGACAGCTTGCCTTATGGGCCATACACCTTGGTTGAGACCAAGGCAGAAGGTTTTGTAATCGAACAGCCGGAAACGCAAGTCAACATTACGAAGCCGGAAACGCAATTGACCATTGAGAACAAAGCAAACGATCGTTCCGTGAAACTGATTAAATTCAATGCAAACAAAACACAGCATCTACAAGGAGCTGTATTTGAATTGCGTGCTCAAACGGCCCTGCTGGATGCGGAAGGAAACTGGAGATTCGATGTGGTAACAGGGGTAGATGAAGCAAATCTGACTACCAATTCCAATGGTGAAATCGTTCTGAAGGATTTGGAACCCAATAAGTATCAACTGGTTGAAATAAAAGCACCTGCAGGTTATAAATTGGACAAAACGTCGGTTGAATTCGAGATTACGGATAAACAGACGGAAACCGTAGTGGTGGAAAAGACGAATATCGCCATTCCCGTACCTGGCGGGCCAAGTGAGCCCTATAATCCGGGAACGCCAAGTACAGGAACACCGAATCCTGGGACATCCACGCCAGATCCATCAACTCCAGGCACAGTGGTAACGCCTGAAACTTCAGAACCAGAGGATGAAACCGACCAAGGAACGGATCCGGATAGGGGAGAATCCCCTTCCAAACCGGGAGATTCGACTGTTGTTGACGAAGAGAAGCCTTCAGCTGTTGCTAATGCTGGCGATGCTACTAGCCCAGGAGGGGATCATACATCCTCCCCTGCAGATACGAATGTTGCAGGAGCAGAGGAAGGGGAGGATGGCTCTTTCCTGGGCATGCTGCCTAAAACAGGAGAAGAGAGCACATGGGGATACACTCTTGTAGGGACTCTTTTGATTATTCTCGGCAGTATGGGAACCTTGTATCTCCGTCGAAGAAAACAGATGAACCCGTAGACGGGAACATGTAACCTCGGATATTTCTTTACATCTACAACAAAACACCCCCAGCATAAGCGCTTCCGAGATTCAGAATCACCGCGCGCATGCCAGGGGTGTTTTTAGTTTGTACAGCATGGTTAAGGCAGGTCACGCTGAGCAACCTCTGAAGTCACTTGGACGGCTCTTATAATCAGCCGATGTGTTGGATTGACTAATGGATCACACGTAATCAAGGTAAGCACCTGTCCCAGATGCGGGTCCTCAAGTACGGACAAGTCCGTAGGCTCCACAACGGATATCTGATCCACTTTGTATTGGATATGGGTCTGATCTGCCAGAGTGACTTTAATCCAATCACCAATCTCCAATTCTCCCATTCGGTTGAACAGGCGTCCTTTTTTGTGAGCACGATGAGCGGCAATCGCTGCATTTCCTTCAGTCCCGATGCGGGCCGTCTCCACAAGATGCGTTGCTGCAACCTTCATATTGCTTTCAGTTGCATCCTCCAGAATGGGCAGTTGCACATCAATCTCATCAATTGTAATAACCCCCAGTGCATGAGGATAACTTTCCTGTTCTTTGTCTTCGGTATCATCATCGATTGAGGCAGGATCCTGTCTGGCTTGTTCAAAAGATTCATTGATTTTAGTTAGGTCGAGTTGTAGCTGTTTCAGCTCATCCATAACTTTGGCTTGCTGCCAGTCAAAATACTTTTCCTGCAGAAGAGGCAAGAAAAGAAGTAAGATCCCCAGAACAACAAGCATGGAAAAAAATAATTTCATCGTACATGGACCCCTTTTGTCAAAATAGATTAACTGTTCTATTGTAAACATAGGGACATATACAAAACCTGGACAAATCAAACAGGCAGCTTTTTCTTTCATAGAAAGAAAAAGCTGCCTGTTTATATACATGGAGTAACCCAATGTTGATCGATATCATTATTTGGGGATAATCATTCTGATGATGTGGTAAAATCACAATCCTGTAGTGGTACGACTTTTGTTTTCTTGATGAATTTATAACCCAACCATAAGATCAGAAACAGTGGAACGCTCAAGTAAGCGACAAGGGCTCCACTCCAATCGATCTGATCGCCCGTAAACGCCTGATAGTTCTGTCCAATAATGACGATGATACATAACACAAAAGCGAAGATTGGACCGAATGGGAACCAGCGTGCACGGTAGGGCAGATCGTTTAAATCCCGGCCTTGGGCCACATACGCACGGCGGAAGCGATAATGGCTGATGGCAATACCGAGCCAGGTGATAAAGCCACACATACCGGACGCATTCAGCAGCCAGGTATATACAATACCATCACCGAAAAGGGAGGCTAGAAAAGCCAGCATACCCACCGCTGTAGTCAAGAGCAGGGCATTCATTGGAATGCCCTTTTTGTTCAGCCGACCGAGGAAGCGAGGCGCTTTGCCATCGCGGGCGAGAGCATACAGAACGCGACTTGAAGCATACATGCCCGAATTCCCGGCAGACAGTACAGAGGTCAGAATAACGGCATTCATGACGGAAGCAGCAATGGCCAGACCCGCTTTTTCAAAGACAAGCGTAAACGGACTGACTCCGATATTTTTCAGATCCCCTTTGAGCAGATTCGGATGTGTGTAAGGAATAATCAGACTGATGACTGTAATCGCCAGAATGTAAAAAATCAGAATGCGCCAGAACACTTGCCGAATAGCACGAGGGACATTTTCACGCGGATTTTCGCTCTCACCGGCTGCGACACCAATGAGCTCCGTTCCCTGGAAAGAGAACCCTGCAGCCATAAATACACCGAGAACCGCAAAGAATCCGCCATGGAATGGTGCGTCTCCCACGGTAAAGTTGCTGAATCCAACCGCTTCTCCGCCGATAATGCCGAAGATCATGAGCACACCAACGGTAAGGAAGATGATTACTGTAGCGACTTTGATAATGGCGAACCAGTATTCCGACTCTCCATAGCCTTTAACGGACAACACATTCAGGGCAAAGATTAATACGAGAAATAACAGACTCCACAACATGGACGAACTGTCAGGGAACCAGTATTTGATGAGTACGGTTGCGGCGGCGAGCTCTGCCGCAATGGTGACCGCCCAGTTGTACCAGAAGTTCCAGCCCATGGCGAACCCAAGGGCCGGATCGACAAAGCGGGCCGCATACGTATTGAATGAACCGGAGTCGGGCATGAAGGTAGCCAGTTCTCCGAGACTGGTCATAAGAAAGAAGACCATGATGCCAACGGCAGCGTAAGCAATCAATGCACCGCCGGGGCCTGCATTGGAAATCGCGGTGCCGCTTGCGAGGAACAGCCCTGTACCAATGGATCCGCCGAGTGCAATCATGGTCATATGCCGTGCGCGTAATCCTTTTTTCAGGGTAGGTCCTGTTGTAGTTTGGTTGTTGCGGTCTTGCATGGAAACACTCCTTCTTTCAGCGTACTAATGGGATCCGAACAATGGAACATAACATAAAAGACCGCAGGCATTAGCCTGCGGTCTTTATTATCAATCGTCCGCACCTCGTCCCAAATGTTTAAGATAGCTCAACACAGAAGAAATCATACCCTCCGGGGAAGGCATCATACATCTGTGACAGTTCTGCACCTTTCGGCAACAGCCCCAGCCGCACTGGACAACGTAAGGAACCGTCCTGTGGGCTTCGGCGGGTGCACCTTTCGGCTGAATTCATAAGCGGCTCCTTAGCGCCTCCTTCAGCGTACTGATCGCACCCGCGACCTCTACCTCATCATCATGGATGAGGTGTATCTATTGTCTATGAAATTATAAATCACAGAACGTAACACTTCGTGTTCTGTTTAGCAAACAGACAACCAGTATAACCCCCATGGTATTCCAGTGCAATAACAATTGTTGGATATGAATCGAAAGGACTATTCCGACGTCTTGTTACGCCCGGCCATCTGTTGCCATACAGTTCCGGCTGCCTGTTCGCCGGATTCAATCCGTTCCAGTGCCATTTTGGCTTGCAGGCTGACTTCAAACTCAGGGTCATTGGCTGCCTTTCGCAGAGCTTGCTCTGCTTCTTCGGTTCCCACTTCATACAGGAAGCGGGCCGCACGCCAGCGTACAAGCTTGCTTTTGTCGGATAACGTAGCTGTCATGGCTGCCGTTGCTGCTGGATCACCGATATCCGAGAGGGTGTCTCCCGCAGTCCGACGTACAGCAGGCGAACTGTCTTGCAGAGCTTCGTATAGCAGTTCCATCGCTTCAGGTGTACGAATATCACCGAGATATACAACAGCCAGCCGGCGTATCTGCATTTTACTGTCATGAAGTGCATGGGCTACGAGTGGCAGTCGTTCTGCTGTAGGCTCCATACCATCAAATGCAGCGTATCGAACATTCCAGTCCTCATGATGCAGAGCTTCTTCAAGCTCGGTACCATCCAGCTGACGGCGACGTTCCACGAACTCTTCGGCATTGGTGCCGTGCTCAATGGCTTGTTGAATTACGCGTTCCAGACGCTCTGGCGGATAGGCTGCTTCCAGCTCCTGTTCAATTTCCCGTGCAATATCAGGCAATTCCCCGTAGCGGACGCCATAATCACTCAGTTTCCGTTCCTTGATCAGCGTTGCACTGGCGACTTCAGTAACGGCTTTGACGAACCGATCCGAGAGCGAGATACGCTCTTCCTTGGCACCGGCTTTGACCCGAATTTGCATCGGCACACCTCTGAAGAATTGAACGAATACCTGTGCTTCACCGAAGTGTTCACCAGAGGCATCTTCAGATTCAATCCAGTCCAGATCAATTCCCTGTTGGCCCAGACGGCTTTGAACTTCGCCAAGAATGACGGACCAATCCGCATTTCCCTTACGGTCAAGCGCTACGAAGTCGGTTGTGTGGAATACACTTTTTACTCCGGGAATATGAAGCATCTGGCGAATAAACGCCGGAGCAGATCGTTCGTTATCCAGTGTATATGTTCTGCGGATCCCGTCTTCCAGACGTTCATCCAGATGCAGCATCATCGTATTGGGACTGGGTGTTGGTTCAATGGAAACAATATTCATCGGTTCATAACCTCCTGTACCGGATTCA
Above is a window of Paenibacillus sp. E222 DNA encoding:
- a CDS encoding transglutaminase domain-containing protein; translation: MGKHGKRVITLLLAGCLVAVALPHAVDLDQLYAASGTSDISTNTDLRETLLTAMSQRTEELVFTYKGNVKGLKKQLQSSIDEAMTSDPYIQYTVKSYAFNYKGSNVSAEVHVKLAYRETKEQTDYVNRKVTNVLKEIIVPGMTNHEKVKAIHDWIVLNLSYDTSLQKYTAYDGLVTGSTVCQGYSLLAYRMLEQVGIENRIVEGTAGEQLHAWNLVKLDGKWYHMDTTWDDPTPDRKGKVSHNYYLLSDDEMARDHVWTAKGKYPAASAPYREALQTLVKAGGSKATAYQKLYHTLEYSLYDESDAISGHAALKTKVQSVLKDGGTSLTFRYKGTETGLVEDLQDLYQLGMKSISYYVSNMEDTVDLRVKITWTM
- a CDS encoding LPXTG cell wall anchor domain-containing protein encodes the protein MKKKLSIVAIVLLLITQLMQGWLFSPNIYAQDTMTEHTTVESLLEHDTVEPAELDLDQDDAANEAAMAAASAAPQEITDQLITSVQMYNQKPIEDGNGTVRPQGDEIETVRPSIKDEVAVFFTWALPNDSHGYEAGSTYTFNLPDKFKIESQLKGTLDGDVGEYVVHPDGKVVFTFNEQIVGSKLEGNFYVWIKFDESKMDGGLKQPIVFDFIRDGAVTLNVHFANTAKDELTKSGFANNNGFNSDEITWTVDFNQGEKQIQNAVLTDTLPANLELKGNIEIRELQVQLDGSVKLGNLFSTESQFPINLGDIDKAYRVTYKTSIKAPTTAPFTNIEYENKVELTGDQSEHNETDIGRVTVSFNEPLNKSGQESAYNPVTQTITWKVQYNYNQQEIAQANAWIEDRFDTAKQQLVAGSVKVYQVDIDTSGKPAGKTQVDSNEYTLTGVGTGFDEGFKLHFNEGIKKAYEIEYETQSIDRVYANGTVKNKVTMHDGTTKEGTRNIEEVIFAKSVKRENFNTKEIEWQIVLNRDLKEMTDIVITDNYAGRNMKLIPGSLQISGDQQDQFETEPVADPSDDVNFEKGFSIRLKAGGLINKEHVITYKTSFDPTAGMPTDNVYRNEATLNWKEANVAQASITKSAEVRPLDYTIQNGNKKGEYSAKDKTITWTIDVNYNLYDIQNAILKDAYTGDQSFVDGSLKVNKLLLQGSNNVTAIGDEVTLTPDQFQLNPDGKGFALDLGNIGKAAYRIVYKTSLDGEFDVEGTYANHAILTDGEGGTVRFDKEAKVTPAHGGIYVHKTGQQIGSSDKASWTVNINPSQSYIAAGSVLTDKLSDNQILLADTLKLYATDLPANNSGNVSTKAGLVDADEYELVVEGNTFTFTFKNEMKSALILEYQSFINADSGARIENKVQFAGQSSSVTGSDQQSGIRVYMAGAGGGASTGVGKIKIHKVDDAGLPLEGAVFAIYNASGTTLLETLKPTDAKGEAVTSRNYRLHQTDGVAYRLKEVSAPAGYLVNAEYSAATGKTIQFKDADESFEVVNEKIRQGFQLTKVDAADSNKKLKGATFELYLKNAQTRELIDTLTTGEDGTIAKGDLAPGNYELVEVTAPEFYQLDETPIPFTIVADQTQIVTLIQTNGQGMNAKLVVTKVNAKDKSVLSGIEFELRDDRTDTVIATKVTDMSGMIQFDSLPYGPYTLVETKAEGFVIEQPETQVNITKPETQLTIENKANDRSVKLIKFNANKTQHLQGAVFELRAQTALLDAEGNWRFDVVTGVDEANLTTNSNGEIVLKDLEPNKYQLVEIKAPAGYKLDKTSVEFEITDKQTETVVVEKTNIAIPVPGGPSEPYNPGTPSTGTPNPGTSTPDPSTPGTVVTPETSEPEDETDQGTDPDRGESPSKPGDSTVVDEEKPSAVANAGDATSPGGDHTSSPADTNVAGAEEGEDGSFLGMLPKTGEESTWGYTLVGTLLIILGSMGTLYLRRRKQMNP
- a CDS encoding class D sortase yields the protein MKLFFSMLVVLGILLLFLPLLQEKYFDWQQAKVMDELKQLQLDLTKINESFEQARQDPASIDDDTEDKEQESYPHALGVITIDEIDVQLPILEDATESNMKVAATHLVETARIGTEGNAAIAAHRAHKKGRLFNRMGELEIGDWIKVTLADQTHIQYKVDQISVVEPTDLSVLEDPHLGQVLTLITCDPLVNPTHRLIIRAVQVTSEVAQRDLP
- a CDS encoding amino acid permease, whose translation is MQDRNNQTTTGPTLKKGLRARHMTMIALGGSIGTGLFLASGTAISNAGPGGALIAYAAVGIMVFFLMTSLGELATFMPDSGSFNTYAARFVDPALGFAMGWNFWYNWAVTIAAELAAATVLIKYWFPDSSSMLWSLLFLVLIFALNVLSVKGYGESEYWFAIIKVATVIIFLTVGVLMIFGIIGGEAVGFSNFTVGDAPFHGGFFAVLGVFMAAGFSFQGTELIGVAAGESENPRENVPRAIRQVFWRILIFYILAITVISLIIPYTHPNLLKGDLKNIGVSPFTLVFEKAGLAIAASVMNAVILTSVLSAGNSGMYASSRVLYALARDGKAPRFLGRLNKKGIPMNALLLTTAVGMLAFLASLFGDGIVYTWLLNASGMCGFITWLGIAISHYRFRRAYVAQGRDLNDLPYRARWFPFGPIFAFVLCIIVIIGQNYQAFTGDQIDWSGALVAYLSVPLFLILWLGYKFIKKTKVVPLQDCDFTTSSE
- a CDS encoding virulence factor, yielding MNIVSIEPTPSPNTMMLHLDERLEDGIRRTYTLDNERSAPAFIRQMLHIPGVKSVFHTTDFVALDRKGNADWSVILGEVQSRLGQQGIDLDWIESEDASGEHFGEAQVFVQFFRGVPMQIRVKAGAKEERISLSDRFVKAVTEVASATLIKERKLSDYGVRYGELPDIAREIEQELEAAYPPERLERVIQQAIEHGTNAEEFVERRRQLDGTELEEALHHEDWNVRYAAFDGMEPTAERLPLVAHALHDSKMQIRRLAVVYLGDIRTPEAMELLYEALQDSSPAVRRTAGDTLSDIGDPAATAAMTATLSDKSKLVRWRAARFLYEVGTEEAEQALRKAANDPEFEVSLQAKMALERIESGEQAAGTVWQQMAGRNKTSE